One genomic window of Polyangium aurulentum includes the following:
- a CDS encoding ammonium transporter yields the protein MKVDSGDTAWLLVSTALVLFMTPGLALFYGGMVRRKNVLATLMHAFGALPLVTLQWVFVGYSLAFGPSLGGIVGGLGFAGLSGLAGEARGTVPHLAFCAFQMMFAAITPALIAGAFAERMRFSAYAVFVLLWSTLVYDPVAHWVWSEEGWLFKLGALDFAGGTVVHLAAGASALVCAIVLGKRVGYPHERHQPHNLTMTLTGAGILWFGWFGFNAGSALGSGPLAALSLVTTHVGAAAGAVGWLAVEWAQRGKPTALGVASGLVGGLVGITPAAGFVAPWAAALIGFVAGGVCYVAVVSKERLGYDDTLDAFGVHGVGGAVGALLTGVFAQKSLNEAGRDGMLYGNGVQVLLQLLGIVVVGAYAAGVTWLLLKAIDKVVGLRVPVSDEREGLDATEHGETGYAL from the coding sequence ATGAAGGTCGACAGCGGTGATACCGCGTGGCTGCTCGTGTCCACGGCCCTGGTGCTGTTCATGACGCCCGGGCTCGCGCTGTTCTACGGGGGGATGGTGCGGCGAAAGAACGTGCTCGCGACGCTGATGCACGCGTTCGGGGCGCTGCCGCTGGTGACGCTTCAGTGGGTTTTCGTGGGCTACTCGCTCGCGTTCGGGCCGTCGCTCGGGGGGATCGTGGGCGGCCTCGGGTTCGCGGGGCTCTCGGGGCTCGCGGGGGAGGCGCGGGGGACGGTGCCGCACCTGGCGTTCTGCGCGTTCCAGATGATGTTCGCGGCGATCACGCCGGCGCTCATCGCGGGCGCGTTCGCGGAGCGGATGCGGTTCTCGGCGTACGCGGTGTTCGTCCTTCTGTGGTCGACGCTGGTCTACGATCCGGTGGCGCACTGGGTGTGGTCCGAGGAGGGGTGGCTCTTCAAGCTCGGCGCGCTCGATTTCGCGGGGGGGACCGTCGTGCACCTCGCGGCCGGGGCGTCGGCGCTCGTGTGCGCGATCGTGCTCGGCAAGCGGGTGGGATATCCGCACGAGCGGCACCAGCCGCATAACCTCACGATGACGCTGACGGGGGCGGGGATCCTGTGGTTCGGCTGGTTCGGGTTCAACGCGGGCAGCGCGCTCGGGTCGGGCCCGCTCGCGGCGCTATCGCTGGTGACGACGCACGTGGGCGCGGCGGCGGGCGCCGTGGGGTGGCTCGCGGTGGAGTGGGCGCAGCGCGGAAAACCGACGGCGCTCGGGGTGGCGTCGGGGCTCGTGGGCGGGCTCGTGGGGATCACGCCCGCGGCGGGCTTCGTCGCTCCGTGGGCCGCGGCGCTGATCGGGTTTGTCGCGGGCGGGGTGTGTTACGTGGCGGTCGTGAGCAAGGAGCGGCTCGGGTATGACGACACGCTCGACGCGTTCGGCGTGCACGGCGTGGGCGGAGCGGTGGGCGCGCTTTTGACGGGCGTCTTCGCGCAGAAGTCGCTGAACGAGGCGGGCCGCGACGGCATGCTTTACGGCAACGGGGTGCAGGTCCTGTTGCAGCTCCTCGGGATCGTGGTGGTGGGCGCGTACGCGGCGGGCGTGACGTGGCTGTTGCTCAAGGCAATCGACAAGGTCGTGGGCCTGCGGGTGCCGGTGAGCGACGAGCGCGAGGGGCTCGACGCGACGGAGCACGGGGAGACGGGCTATGCGCTATGA
- a CDS encoding DUF2079 domain-containing protein — MLSRLRPRVTALLGWIDGFVARLANAGINWLVWPVLYAITSGSAAWMLTHLGRMKDVDANKVGLPDSIRMALCVGGAFGLILLLYVGRLVWTYRRTREWRLPEIAGDLNRRLRPLLALPVLPGLTLAGVEKDSPKLTFAYIVLAALSIGWGVYGWVKAPEPERFTVEDPEEKPAPTRARRALGKGLVALCVGALWAGYGFFFSRLSIINHHALNTRTIDLGYYDNIFYQSIHGRPLACTLIRGGYHGSAHFDPLLVLLSPLYLLYPRAEMILVLQAVWLGAGVVPMYLLAREKLGKPLPALVLSFMYALFPALHGANMYEFHSLTLLSPIILWLLYFLERGSTRGYYLMLIPALLLREDVPLLLCFVALYAILSGRPGNARKGWITIVVSLCYFTIVKKFFMASSEIFMTGKEALSFAYYYEDLIPNKNGAGGLVVSVLSNPWFIVKHVFTEPKILYFLTLFVPLAFLPFFARTGRVMLAYGLLFCFLATRTAVFSPAFQYSSVILPIAFALTPMALRQIEDDRQAAQLGLNGRKLSRAWLAVALVASLLCSWKFGGVLDNQAFRGGFGRVARGLGPKERETYAWVRENADRIPLNESVGTTNKLGCHVSNRKEVYFYPYAAPNTDWVFIDESELKGGDLDRHNRNIQGGKLQEISRHGKMVLFKRKR; from the coding sequence GTGCTTTCCCGCCTCCGGCCCCGCGTCACGGCCCTTCTCGGCTGGATCGACGGCTTTGTCGCAAGGCTCGCGAACGCCGGCATCAACTGGCTCGTCTGGCCGGTGCTCTACGCGATCACGAGCGGCTCCGCGGCCTGGATGCTCACGCATCTGGGCCGGATGAAAGACGTCGACGCCAACAAGGTCGGCCTGCCCGACTCCATCCGGATGGCCCTGTGCGTGGGCGGCGCGTTCGGCCTGATCCTGCTGCTCTACGTCGGCCGGCTCGTCTGGACCTATCGCCGCACCCGCGAGTGGCGCCTGCCCGAGATCGCCGGAGACCTGAACCGGCGCCTGCGCCCGCTGCTCGCCCTCCCTGTGCTGCCCGGGCTCACGCTGGCCGGCGTCGAGAAGGACAGCCCCAAGCTCACGTTCGCGTACATCGTCCTCGCCGCCCTGTCGATTGGCTGGGGCGTGTACGGCTGGGTGAAGGCGCCCGAGCCCGAGCGCTTCACGGTCGAGGATCCCGAGGAAAAGCCCGCCCCCACGCGCGCGCGCCGGGCGCTCGGCAAGGGGCTCGTGGCGCTCTGCGTGGGCGCGCTCTGGGCCGGCTACGGGTTTTTCTTCTCGCGGCTGTCGATCATCAATCACCACGCGCTGAACACGCGGACGATCGACCTCGGCTATTACGACAACATCTTCTATCAGTCGATTCACGGCCGCCCGCTCGCGTGCACGCTGATCCGCGGCGGATATCACGGCTCGGCCCATTTCGATCCGCTGCTCGTCCTGCTCTCGCCGCTCTACCTGCTCTATCCGCGCGCCGAGATGATCCTCGTGCTGCAGGCGGTGTGGCTCGGCGCGGGCGTCGTGCCGATGTACCTGCTCGCGCGCGAGAAGCTCGGCAAGCCCCTGCCCGCGCTCGTGCTCTCCTTCATGTACGCCCTGTTCCCCGCGCTGCACGGGGCGAACATGTACGAGTTTCATTCGCTCACCCTGCTGTCGCCGATCATCCTCTGGCTGCTCTATTTCCTCGAGCGCGGCTCGACGCGGGGCTACTACCTGATGCTGATCCCGGCGCTCCTCCTGCGCGAGGACGTGCCGCTCTTGCTCTGCTTCGTCGCGCTGTACGCGATCCTGTCGGGCCGCCCGGGCAACGCGCGCAAGGGCTGGATCACGATCGTCGTGAGCCTTTGCTACTTCACGATCGTGAAGAAGTTCTTCATGGCCTCGAGCGAGATCTTCATGACCGGGAAGGAGGCGCTCTCCTTCGCGTACTATTACGAAGATCTCATCCCGAACAAGAACGGCGCCGGGGGCCTCGTGGTTTCGGTCCTGTCGAACCCGTGGTTCATCGTGAAGCACGTCTTCACGGAGCCGAAGATCCTCTACTTCCTCACGCTCTTCGTCCCGCTCGCGTTTTTGCCCTTCTTCGCCCGCACGGGGCGGGTGATGCTGGCCTACGGCCTGCTCTTCTGCTTCCTCGCCACGCGCACGGCGGTCTTCTCGCCGGCATTCCAGTACTCGAGCGTGATCCTGCCCATCGCATTCGCGCTCACGCCGATGGCGCTCAGGCAGATCGAGGACGATCGTCAGGCGGCGCAGCTCGGGCTCAATGGCAGGAAGCTATCGCGCGCCTGGCTCGCCGTGGCGCTCGTGGCGAGCCTGCTCTGCTCGTGGAAGTTCGGCGGCGTCCTCGACAACCAGGCCTTCCGCGGCGGCTTCGGGCGCGTCGCGCGCGGGCTCGGGCCGAAGGAGCGCGAGACGTACGCCTGGGTGCGCGAGAACGCGGACAGGATCCCGCTGAACGAGAGCGTGGGCACGACGAACAAGCTCGGCTGCCACGTCTCGAACCGCAAAGAGGTCTATTTCTATCCCTACGCCGCGCCGAACACGGACTGGGTCTTCATCGACGAGTCCGAGCTGAAGGGCGGCGACCTCGACCGGCACAACCGAAATATCCAGGGCGGCAAGCTCCAGGAGATCTCGCGTCACGGCAAGATGGTGCTCTTCAAGCGGAAGCGCTGA
- a CDS encoding glycosyltransferase family 2 protein, whose product MTNDARKLLSIVVPVYNEQGNITPLYDEVARIMRRVEDRYDWELVFTDNCSKDATFSELVALAERDARVRVFRFSRNFGFQRSILTGYLKARGDAAVQIDCDLQDPPELILTFIQEWEAGSKVVYGVRKSRKEGFFITLLRQVFYRLIDFLSEDHLPHDAGDFRLVDRRVLDVLRQIDDSKPYLRGTLATLGFPQKGIAYDRAARERGESKFRMRDLFALAFDGILSHSTVPLRVATYTGLVVSVITFLAIVYYALARIFWGRDWPPGFATTTALILLSLSLNALFLGVIGEYVGRIYHQVRKRPLTIIEHTVDRAPPRHSDVNGLGAGERPGQAEPSTVL is encoded by the coding sequence ATGACAAACGACGCGCGAAAGCTGCTCTCGATTGTCGTGCCGGTCTACAACGAGCAGGGCAACATCACGCCCCTCTACGACGAGGTGGCGAGGATCATGCGCCGCGTCGAGGATCGCTACGATTGGGAGCTGGTCTTCACGGACAACTGCAGCAAGGACGCCACGTTCTCGGAGCTGGTCGCGCTCGCGGAGAGGGACGCCCGGGTGCGCGTCTTTCGATTCTCGCGCAACTTCGGCTTCCAGCGCTCGATCCTGACCGGATACCTGAAGGCGCGCGGCGACGCGGCCGTGCAGATCGACTGCGACCTGCAGGACCCGCCCGAGCTCATCCTGACGTTCATCCAGGAATGGGAAGCGGGCAGCAAGGTCGTGTACGGCGTCAGAAAGAGCCGCAAGGAGGGCTTTTTCATCACCCTGCTCCGCCAGGTCTTCTACCGGCTGATCGATTTCCTGAGCGAGGATCACCTTCCCCACGACGCGGGCGATTTCCGCCTCGTCGATCGCCGCGTGCTCGACGTCTTGCGCCAGATCGACGATTCGAAGCCCTACCTGCGCGGCACCCTCGCCACGCTGGGTTTTCCGCAGAAGGGCATTGCCTACGACCGGGCCGCGCGCGAGCGGGGCGAGAGCAAGTTCCGGATGCGCGATCTGTTCGCGCTCGCATTCGACGGCATCCTGAGCCACTCCACGGTGCCCTTGCGGGTCGCGACGTACACGGGGCTCGTGGTCTCGGTGATCACGTTCCTGGCGATCGTCTATTATGCGCTGGCGCGGATCTTCTGGGGCAGGGACTGGCCCCCGGGCTTCGCGACGACGACGGCGCTGATCCTGCTCTCGCTGAGCCTGAACGCGCTCTTTCTGGGCGTCATCGGCGAATACGTGGGGCGAATCTATCATCAGGTGAGAAAGAGGCCGCTCACCATCATCGAGCACACGGTGGACAGGGCGCCGCCGCGGCATTCCGACGTGAATGGCCTCGGGGCGGGCGAGAGGCCAGGGCAAGCGGAACCTTCTACCGTCCTTTGA
- a CDS encoding lysylphosphatidylglycerol synthase transmembrane domain-containing protein, with product MATPPPPRASRSRRFAIVASLVVAAGFAWILRAGGLPVVPPREAFAGVAWWAVVVHGLLYLGALYLRSHRWTWLLAPIEPVPLRRVVAVSFIGYGALVLMPFRSGEAVRPLLIRRRGLSGWAVAGTVAAERIIDGLFLSALLFAGLWLAHPQEPLPDRIGELDVPAATVPRAAWLALGIFAAAFIAIFVFWFRRAWARRTTERVVGLVSPRLAARLADTVERIASGLGFLPRLRYTIPFLIATAGYFLLNTLAMQILARGVGLPIDFARAAVVVGVLHIGVLLPNAPGYFGTFQISLYAALALYFAPEDVMGRGSAMVFITYCLQIGLAILLGAVALLVEGASISQALGDTEDEPVLPGPSGAC from the coding sequence ATGGCCACCCCGCCCCCGCCGCGCGCCTCGCGCAGCCGCCGCTTCGCGATCGTGGCCTCGCTCGTCGTCGCCGCCGGATTCGCGTGGATCCTCCGCGCCGGCGGCCTGCCCGTCGTGCCGCCCCGCGAGGCGTTCGCCGGCGTCGCCTGGTGGGCCGTCGTCGTGCACGGGCTGCTTTATCTCGGCGCCCTCTACCTGCGCTCGCACCGCTGGACGTGGCTCCTCGCGCCCATCGAGCCCGTGCCGCTCCGCCGCGTGGTGGCCGTCTCCTTCATCGGGTACGGCGCCCTCGTGCTCATGCCTTTTCGCAGCGGCGAGGCCGTACGCCCGCTTCTCATCCGCCGGCGCGGTCTGTCCGGCTGGGCCGTGGCCGGCACCGTGGCGGCCGAGCGCATCATCGACGGCCTTTTCCTGAGCGCCCTGCTCTTTGCGGGCCTCTGGCTCGCGCACCCGCAAGAGCCCCTGCCCGACCGCATCGGCGAGCTCGACGTTCCCGCCGCGACCGTCCCGCGCGCCGCCTGGCTCGCGCTCGGCATCTTCGCGGCCGCGTTCATCGCCATCTTCGTATTCTGGTTTCGCCGCGCCTGGGCGCGCCGCACCACCGAGCGCGTCGTCGGCCTCGTCTCCCCGCGCCTCGCCGCGCGCCTCGCCGATACCGTCGAGCGCATCGCCTCGGGCCTCGGCTTTTTGCCGCGCCTGCGATACACGATCCCGTTCCTGATCGCGACCGCGGGGTATTTCTTGTTGAACACCCTGGCGATGCAGATCCTCGCGCGCGGCGTGGGCCTGCCCATCGATTTCGCCCGCGCGGCCGTGGTGGTCGGCGTCCTGCACATCGGCGTTCTGTTGCCCAACGCGCCCGGCTATTTCGGCACGTTCCAGATCTCGCTTTATGCGGCGCTCGCCCTCTACTTTGCGCCCGAGGACGTGATGGGGCGCGGCTCGGCGATGGTGTTCATCACCTACTGCCTGCAGATCGGCCTCGCGATCCTCCTCGGCGCGGTCGCGCTCCTCGTCGAGGGAGCCTCGATCTCGCAGGCGCTCGGCGATACCGAGGACGAGCCCGTGCTTCCCGGCCCATCGGGCGCGTGCTAG
- a CDS encoding methyltransferase, producing MISTWMDRGHAALYVLSQRMVGADLARRTCLEALAPRPGDRILDIGCGPAYYLDHLPACDYHGFDTDRRHIASARARYGDRGHFYDEPYGPEHAERLAPFDGVLLLGLLHHLDDEQASSLLALVARSIRPTGRVITLDTALYEGQSRLARLIAKNDRGDFIRPPRAFRRLASEHFASIEDRIVGDTPRMLASHYMMELSSPVSASA from the coding sequence GTGATCTCCACGTGGATGGATCGCGGCCACGCCGCACTTTATGTCCTCTCGCAGCGCATGGTCGGGGCCGATCTCGCGCGCCGCACGTGCCTCGAGGCCCTCGCCCCGCGCCCCGGCGACCGCATCCTCGACATCGGCTGCGGACCTGCCTACTACCTCGATCACCTGCCGGCCTGCGACTATCACGGCTTCGACACCGACCGCCGCCACATCGCCTCGGCCCGCGCTCGCTATGGTGACCGCGGCCATTTCTACGACGAACCCTACGGCCCCGAGCACGCCGAGCGCCTCGCCCCCTTCGACGGCGTCCTCTTGCTCGGGCTGCTCCACCACCTCGACGACGAGCAGGCGAGCAGTCTGCTCGCCCTGGTGGCCCGCTCGATCCGCCCGACGGGCCGCGTGATCACCCTCGACACCGCCCTTTACGAGGGCCAATCGCGCCTGGCGCGCCTCATCGCGAAGAACGACCGCGGCGATTTCATCCGCCCGCCCAGGGCCTTCCGCCGCCTCGCCTCCGAGCACTTCGCGAGCATCGAGGACCGCATCGTCGGCGACACGCCGCGGATGCTGGCGTCGCATTACATGATGGAGCTCTCGTCGCCCGTCAGCGCTTCCGCTTGA
- a CDS encoding DUF6798 domain-containing protein produces the protein MSRLERIRDYVEIAVASVISLLFGASFGWNYGVDNQVVYMLSSLKLVNSGILAKDWFATATTHYHPAFKYLAAALMAISPQGYAVGLMQTLVIGTGMTALYFLIRELGVRRHALPAFLLLVAIACVTRTKGPNATYVFDWILQPSTLGGAAFFVSLPFFVRGKWLPSGIALAVSGLFHANYLILFFGAYTLAHLLLGTKDLKERALKQLLPPFIVLLLFAPMILATAGSKDAKAAQEIYTTVRAPHHFMIGSHERDYLALVGWTLLGLGASGPLARNPKSPPARLGALLCAISAIVWTGICLSVVLQMRQATQLFAWRIVPHTELVFTALACASAARVILDPAAGRRYSPTQLGLLIAGIGALSLWSTFQNKKSLAAIAVAVALVVAIARIAYELGRRFASERVRTGAGSVWARGGAVFVALTCAALVVGRGLLPELEDFRSRSTVFRGLGRHELDLYAWMQANTPADAVFLSPPDHENIRFHGRRAIVVDWKSNPIVPGEVLEWTRRLEDVIGRRLRGHKDLEGYATLDEERVQRLREKYGFDYVIVRRGGERSLGKFKTVYSNNAFTVLDVRG, from the coding sequence ATGTCGCGGCTCGAGCGCATCAGGGATTACGTCGAGATTGCCGTCGCGAGCGTGATATCGCTCCTCTTCGGAGCCTCGTTCGGCTGGAACTACGGCGTCGACAACCAGGTCGTCTACATGCTGTCCTCGCTCAAGCTCGTGAATTCGGGCATCCTGGCGAAGGACTGGTTCGCGACGGCGACCACGCACTATCACCCCGCGTTCAAGTACCTCGCCGCCGCGCTCATGGCCATCAGCCCGCAGGGATACGCCGTGGGCCTCATGCAGACGCTGGTCATCGGCACGGGCATGACGGCGCTCTATTTCTTGATCCGGGAGCTCGGCGTGCGCCGCCACGCGCTCCCCGCATTCCTCCTGCTCGTGGCGATTGCCTGCGTCACGCGCACGAAGGGCCCGAATGCGACGTACGTCTTCGACTGGATCCTCCAGCCCTCCACGCTCGGCGGCGCTGCATTCTTCGTCTCCCTGCCCTTCTTCGTTCGCGGCAAGTGGCTCCCCTCCGGCATCGCGCTCGCGGTGAGCGGCCTCTTTCACGCGAACTATCTCATCCTCTTCTTCGGCGCATACACGCTCGCGCACCTCTTGCTCGGCACGAAGGACCTGAAAGAGCGCGCGCTGAAGCAGCTTCTGCCGCCGTTCATCGTGCTCCTGCTCTTCGCGCCCATGATCCTCGCGACGGCAGGGTCGAAGGACGCGAAGGCGGCGCAGGAGATCTACACGACCGTGCGCGCGCCGCACCATTTCATGATCGGCAGCCACGAGCGCGATTACCTCGCCCTCGTCGGCTGGACGCTCCTCGGGCTCGGCGCGTCTGGGCCGCTCGCGCGCAATCCCAAGAGCCCCCCGGCGCGGCTCGGGGCGCTGCTCTGCGCGATCTCGGCGATCGTCTGGACGGGCATCTGCCTCTCGGTCGTGCTCCAGATGCGGCAGGCGACGCAGCTCTTCGCGTGGCGCATCGTCCCCCACACCGAGCTGGTCTTCACGGCGCTCGCCTGCGCCTCTGCGGCGCGCGTGATACTCGATCCGGCCGCGGGCCGTCGCTACAGCCCCACCCAGCTCGGCCTGCTCATCGCGGGGATCGGCGCGCTGTCGCTATGGTCGACCTTCCAGAACAAGAAGTCGCTGGCTGCCATTGCAGTGGCCGTGGCCCTCGTCGTGGCCATCGCGCGGATCGCCTACGAGCTCGGCAGGCGCTTCGCCTCCGAGCGCGTGCGGACGGGGGCTGGCTCGGTCTGGGCGCGCGGGGGCGCCGTCTTCGTGGCCCTCACCTGCGCGGCGCTCGTGGTGGGGCGCGGGCTCCTGCCCGAGCTCGAGGATTTTCGCAGCCGCTCCACCGTATTCCGCGGCCTCGGCCGGCACGAGCTCGACCTCTACGCCTGGATGCAGGCCAATACCCCGGCCGACGCCGTCTTCTTGAGCCCCCCGGATCACGAGAACATCCGCTTCCACGGCCGGCGGGCAATCGTGGTCGACTGGAAATCGAACCCGATCGTCCCCGGCGAGGTGCTCGAATGGACGCGCCGGCTCGAGGACGTGATCGGCAGGCGGCTGCGCGGGCACAAGGACCTCGAGGGGTACGCGACGCTCGACGAGGAGCGCGTGCAGAGGCTGCGCGAGAAATACGGATTCGATTACGTGATCGTGCGCCGAGGCGGGGAGAGGAGCCTCGGCAAGTTCAAGACCGTCTATTCGAACAACGCTTTCACGGTGCTCGACGTGCGGGGGTAG
- a CDS encoding NAD-dependent epimerase/dehydratase family protein has translation MSGGIGTALVTGATGFIGSALAARLAAEGTRTVCLVRAESPRKGRLDGLAGVEVRGVESWSSASIARAIEGLAPDVVFHLAASGVSPDARDVESLAEGNVALTNRILTALGEAPPRRFLFAGSCSEYAPAPEGERIREDHPLDPPSLYGAAKAAAALFGKALAARLGIAFVPLRLFGVYGPGEAPSRLVPHLLSHFRAGTTPALTPGEQARDLTYIDDVVEALIAAATANGIEPGHAYNVCSGVPSLVREVALLAARAVGKEGADLGLGRRPYREDEPMWIVGDPARFHEATGWRARVSLEEGIRRMAGANGNS, from the coding sequence ATGAGCGGAGGCATCGGCACGGCCCTGGTCACGGGCGCGACCGGGTTCATCGGCTCGGCGCTCGCGGCGCGGCTCGCGGCCGAGGGGACGCGCACGGTGTGCCTCGTCCGCGCCGAGAGCCCGCGCAAAGGGCGCCTCGATGGGCTCGCCGGGGTCGAGGTGCGCGGCGTGGAGTCGTGGTCCTCCGCGTCGATTGCGCGTGCAATCGAGGGCCTCGCGCCCGACGTGGTCTTTCACCTGGCCGCCTCCGGGGTGAGCCCCGATGCGCGCGACGTGGAGAGCCTGGCGGAGGGCAATGTCGCGCTGACGAACCGGATCCTCACCGCGCTGGGCGAGGCTCCGCCGCGGCGCTTTCTATTCGCGGGGTCTTGCTCCGAATATGCGCCCGCGCCGGAGGGAGAGCGCATCCGCGAGGACCACCCGCTCGATCCTCCGTCGCTCTACGGCGCGGCGAAGGCGGCGGCGGCCCTGTTCGGCAAGGCCCTCGCGGCGCGGCTCGGCATTGCCTTCGTGCCGTTGCGGCTCTTCGGCGTGTACGGCCCGGGGGAGGCGCCTTCGCGGCTCGTCCCGCACCTGCTCTCGCATTTTCGCGCCGGCACCACGCCCGCGCTCACGCCTGGCGAGCAGGCGCGCGATCTGACGTATATCGACGACGTGGTCGAGGCCCTGATTGCGGCGGCCACCGCGAATGGGATCGAGCCTGGGCATGCGTACAACGTCTGCTCGGGCGTGCCTTCGCTCGTGCGCGAGGTGGCCCTTCTCGCGGCGCGGGCGGTGGGCAAGGAGGGCGCGGACCTCGGGCTCGGGCGCCGACCTTATCGCGAGGACGAGCCGATGTGGATCGTCGGCGACCCGGCGCGTTTTCACGAGGCCACCGGATGGCGCGCCCGCGTCTCGCTCGAGGAGGGCATCCGCCGCATGGCCGGGGCAAACGGTAATTCATGA
- the rfbG gene encoding CDP-glucose 4,6-dehydratase, which produces MSGSFFAGRTVLVTGHTGFKGSWLSRWLTLMGARVVGFALPPEQKPSLFELAGLAGDITSITGDLRDEAAVYAAFEAHRPEIVLHLGAQALVRRSYRSPVETYATNVMGTVHVLEACRRVGTVRAAVVVTSDKCYENREWVWGYREDEPMGGHDPYSSSKGCAEIVTAAYRRSFFASGTAVASARAGNVIGGGDFSEDRLVPDMVRGAAKGEPIVIRNPVSTRPWQHVLEPLGGYLLLARRLCESPEGHAEGWNFGPREEDAIPVGELAEKFVRHLGRGTLDITPPEARTGPHEARYLKLDVSKARARLGWTPRMGIDGALERTARWYRAWLDNPEASRAELDAQIREYGVWFE; this is translated from the coding sequence ATGAGCGGATCGTTCTTCGCCGGCCGCACGGTGCTCGTCACCGGGCACACGGGCTTCAAGGGGAGCTGGCTTTCGCGGTGGCTCACGCTCATGGGCGCGCGCGTGGTGGGATTCGCGCTGCCGCCGGAGCAGAAGCCGAGCCTGTTCGAGCTTGCGGGTTTGGCGGGGGATATCACGTCGATCACGGGCGACCTGCGCGACGAGGCGGCCGTGTATGCCGCGTTCGAGGCACACCGGCCCGAGATCGTGCTGCACCTCGGCGCGCAGGCGCTCGTGCGGCGCTCGTATCGCTCGCCCGTCGAGACGTACGCGACGAACGTGATGGGCACGGTGCACGTGCTCGAGGCGTGCAGGCGCGTCGGCACGGTGCGGGCCGCCGTCGTGGTGACGAGCGACAAGTGCTACGAGAATCGCGAGTGGGTCTGGGGTTATCGCGAGGACGAGCCCATGGGCGGCCACGATCCGTACAGCAGCAGCAAGGGCTGCGCGGAGATCGTGACCGCGGCGTATCGTCGCTCTTTCTTCGCGAGCGGCACGGCCGTGGCCTCGGCGCGCGCGGGAAACGTGATTGGCGGGGGCGATTTCTCCGAGGACCGGCTCGTGCCCGACATGGTGCGCGGGGCGGCGAAGGGGGAGCCGATCGTCATTCGCAATCCCGTCTCGACGCGGCCGTGGCAGCACGTGCTCGAGCCGCTCGGGGGGTATCTCTTGCTCGCGCGCCGGCTTTGCGAGTCGCCCGAGGGCCACGCCGAGGGCTGGAACTTCGGCCCGCGCGAGGAGGACGCGATCCCGGTGGGGGAGCTGGCGGAGAAATTCGTCCGGCACCTCGGGCGCGGGACGCTCGACATCACGCCGCCCGAGGCGCGCACGGGGCCGCACGAGGCGCGTTATTTGAAGCTCGACGTGAGCAAGGCGCGGGCGCGGCTCGGATGGACGCCGCGGATGGGCATCGATGGGGCGCTCGAGCGCACCGCGCGGTGGTATCGCGCCTGGCTCGACAATCCCGAGGCGAGCCGCGCGGAGCTCGACGCGCAGATACGTGAATACGGGGTGTGGTTCGAATGA
- the rfbF gene encoding glucose-1-phosphate cytidylyltransferase gives MKVVILAGGFGSRLSEHTETRPKPMVEIGPHPILWHIMKIYETCGFRDFVVACGYKGEVIKEYFHNFYVRSTDYVINLRDGTQRFLRSDAPDWTVSLVDTGLSTMTGGRIRRLADWLDGDRFMCTYGDGVGNVDIRRLVEFHKSHGKLATVTAVRPPARFGGLVMDGDTVREFSEKPQSGEGWINGGFFVFERKVLEYMTGDDCVLEREPLERLAAEGQLAAFKHDGFWQPMDTLREKRLLESLWDSGKAPWKTWA, from the coding sequence TTGAAAGTCGTGATCCTCGCCGGAGGCTTCGGGAGCCGGCTGTCCGAGCACACCGAGACCCGCCCGAAGCCCATGGTCGAGATCGGCCCGCACCCGATCCTCTGGCATATCATGAAGATCTACGAGACCTGCGGGTTCCGAGATTTCGTGGTGGCCTGCGGCTACAAGGGCGAGGTCATCAAGGAGTACTTCCACAACTTCTACGTGCGCAGCACGGACTACGTGATCAACCTGCGCGACGGCACGCAGCGCTTTCTTCGCAGCGACGCGCCCGATTGGACGGTATCGCTCGTCGACACGGGCCTGTCCACGATGACGGGCGGCCGTATCCGGCGCCTCGCCGACTGGCTCGACGGCGATCGCTTCATGTGCACCTACGGCGACGGCGTGGGCAACGTCGACATTCGCCGCCTCGTCGAGTTCCACAAGTCCCACGGCAAGCTCGCCACCGTCACCGCCGTGCGCCCGCCGGCGCGCTTCGGCGGATTGGTGATGGATGGCGACACCGTGCGCGAGTTCTCGGAGAAACCGCAGTCCGGCGAGGGCTGGATCAATGGCGGGTTTTTCGTTTTCGAGCGAAAGGTGCTCGAATACATGACGGGCGACGATTGCGTGCTCGAGCGCGAGCCTCTGGAGCGGCTCGCGGCCGAGGGGCAGCTCGCGGCGTTCAAGCACGACGGGTTCTGGCAGCCGATGGATACGCTGCGCGAGAAGCGGCTGCTCGAGTCGTTGTGGGATTCGGGCAAGGCGCCCTGGAAGACGTGGGCATGA